A stretch of Oryza brachyantha chromosome 4, ObraRS2, whole genome shotgun sequence DNA encodes these proteins:
- the LOC102712079 gene encoding uncharacterized protein LOC102712079 — MSDAYKKAKPGRLVFKGGEAASLHKPKKHKKAKRPASDAPADAEAEAEAEAAAAPVEGGEGGGDEYTIDAAKRMKYEDLFPVESKKFGYDPANAAKASRSRTVEEALDDRVRKKADRYCK, encoded by the coding sequence ATGTCGGACGCGTACAAGAAAGCGAAGCCCGGCCGCCTCGTCTTCAagggcggcgaggccgcctccctccacaagccgaagaagcacaagaaGGCCAAGCGGCCCGCCTCCGACgcccccgccgacgccgaagccgaggccgaggccgaggccgcggcAGCGCCCgtggagggcggcgagggcggaggcgacgagTACACCATCGACGCGGCGAAGCGGATGAAGTACGAGGATCTGTTCCCCGTTGAGTCGAAGAAGTTCGGGTACGACCCCGCCAACGCCGCCAAGGCCTCCCGCAGCCGCACCGTGGAGGAGGCCCTCGACGACCGCGTGCGCAAGAAGGCCGACCGCTACTGCAAGTGA